The following proteins come from a genomic window of Papilio machaon chromosome 7, ilPapMach1.1, whole genome shotgun sequence:
- the LOC106715966 gene encoding transcription initiation factor IIE subunit beta: MDPALLREREAFKKKALATPSIEKKKRDDSQFKDESKKSKSKSSSSVNAQPKIDATNYKTMTGSSSYRFGVLARIVRHMRARHQDGDDHPLTLDEVLDETNQLDVGNKVKQWLQTEALQNNPKIECTPDGKYIFKAVYKIKDKKSLLRLLKQHDLKGLGGILLEDVQESLPHCERALKHLAQEILYITRPTDKKKILFYNDKTAKLDVDEEFVKLWRATAVDAMDDAKIEEYLEKQGIKSMQDHGPRKPIAPKRKKASQKRRQFKKPRDNEHLADVLETYEDNTLTQKGVSIK, translated from the exons ATGGATCCAGCACTGTTGCGCGAAAGGGAAGCTTTCAAGAAAAAGGCTCTCGCAACGCCAAG caTAGAAAAGAAGAAGAGAGATGACTCCCAATTTAAAGATGAGTCTAAGAAGTCAAAATCAAAATCATCAAGCTCTGTTAATGCACAGCCTAAGATTGATGCTACAAA CTATAAAACAATGACGGGCAGCTCTTCATATCGTTTTGGAGTGCTTGCCCGTATTGTGAGACATATGAGAGCTAGACATCAAGATGGTGACGACCATCCCTTGACACTAGATGAAGTGCTGGATGAAACCAATCAATTGGATGTTGGTAACAAAGTAAAACAG TGGTTACAAACAGAAGCTCTACAGAATAATCCAAAGATAGAGTGCACACCTgatggaaaatatattttcaaagctGTCTACAAAATAAAGGACAAAAAGTCTTTGCTTAG gttattaaaacaacatgACTTAAAAGGATTAGGTGGTATTTTATTGGAAGATGTGCAGGAGTCATTGCCACATTGTGAAAGAGCACTTAAACATTTAGCTCAAGAAATCCTGTACATCACTAGGCCCACAGACAAAAAGAAGATATTGTTCTATAATGATAAAACAGCCAAATTAGAT gtGGATGAAGAATTCGTTAAATTATGGCGTGCTACTGCTGTAGATGCGATGGACGACGCAAAAATAGAAGAATACTTAGAAAAACAGGGTATTAAATCTATGCAAGACCATGGACCCAGAAAACCGATAGCACCGAAAAGGAAAAAGGCCTCTCAAAAGAGAAGACAGTTTAAGAAACCTAGAGACAATGAACATTTAGCAGATGTTCTTGAGACGTATGAAGATAACACACTAACACAAAAAGgtgtatcaataaaataa